Proteins from a genomic interval of Nematostella vectensis chromosome 5, jaNemVect1.1, whole genome shotgun sequence:
- the LOC5502949 gene encoding uncharacterized protein LOC5502949: MHKRAAFAYMMGSSGARRFIPYPVQENVLAMDRVDSERILKDIQGFNRSRTRKPGNFDEWLVDTFGEELCRFFMSKYNRKVWTVDPKEMNYEWIGERVAVPSVERIKKNKRLKDSEWGPNRNFRFPRYNGTGGIWQSVADLLPRSWFHFENRVVQLNIDKKILTVASKDGAKYSLSYDVLISTAPLDLLVTMDSSGRHGKKKAIARQLVYTRTHVVGIGLTGQPPQSLLDKSWIYFPDPDSPFYRVTLFSKYSKDHVPDSEKYWSLLCETAEHVSRASNATRWTRSTIIQSTVSALVEYGFITLEQIVSRWHRQLDHGYPVPSLHREQLLASLQGWLQSLDIFSRGRFGGWRYEVGNQDHALMQGVEVVDYLLRGTPEETYPNPNLVNSMKASKRQVKPLQSVGLDYEIVVAHYDEDLNWLIPEASHCHVYHKGETLIPDLRFKQWEKLPNVGREAHSYLHHIVDNYDRLANITVFVQGSRKSHETQTYANLKDYVTEANNTGFSTRMHGYFDEWDGIKYGGKWRKEFNSGKVRRSNFSIGEFWLKALGTPHPSSTQWNAGAFFGVTRRVIRTRTRGFYKRLIGFVNDHPNPEEGHYFERSWHGVFFGY; encoded by the coding sequence ATGCATAAAAGGGCGGCGTTCGCGTACATGATGGGATCCAGTGGGGCACGCCGATTTATCCCGTACCCTGTGCAAGAGAACGTGCTCGCGATGGATCGGGTCGACAGTGAGAGAATTCTTAAGGATATTCAAGGTTTTAACAGGAGTCGTACACGCAAACCAGGGAATTTTGATGAGTGGCTGGTGGACACGTTTGGCGAAGAGCTATGTAGATTCTTCATGAGCAAATATAATCGCAAGGTATGGACGGTTGACCCTAAGGAGATGAACTATGAATGGATTGGGGAGAGGGTCGCAGTTCCGAGCGTAGAGAGAATCAAAAAGAACAAGAGGCTCAAGGACTCCGAGTGGGGCCCCAATAGGAACTTTCGGTTCCCGAGGTATAACGGTACGGGCGGGATATGGCAATCAGTGGCTGATCTATTACCGAGAAGCTGGTTCCACTTCGAGAACCGTGTCGTCCAGCTTAACATCGACAAAAAGATTTTAACAGTTGCTAGTAAGGATGGCGCCAAGTACTCTTTGTCTTACGATGTACTTATCTCGACTGCGCCTTTGGACTTACTTGTGACCATGGACAGCTCGGGTCGTCACGGGAAGAAGAAGGCTATCGCCAGGCAACTGGTTTACACGAGGACGCACGTTGTAGGCATAGGATTGACAGGGCAGCCTCCACAGAGCCTTCTAGACAAGTCCTGGATCTACTTTCCCGATCCCGATTCACCATTTTACCGCGTGACTTTGTTCTCTAAGTACTCAAAAGATCATGTCCCGGATTCTGAGAAATACTGGTCTCTCCTCTGCGAAACAGCCGAGCATGTCTCGCGTGCCAGTAATGCAACAAGATGGACTAGAAGTACGATAATACAGAGTACGGTGTCAGCACTTGTGGAGTACGGCTTTATCACGCTGGAGCAGATCGTGTCACGATGGCACCGTCAGCTGGACCATGGCTACCCCGTCCCCTCCCTACACAGGGAGCAATTGCTGGCGTCGCTGCAGGGGTGGTTACAGTCACTAGATATATTCTCGCGGGGACGATTTGGCGGCTGGCGGTACGAAGTAGGGAACCAGGACCACGCCCTTATGCAGGGGGTAGAGGTAGTGGATTACCTGCTGCGTGGGACGCCAGAGGAGACTTACCCAAACCCTAACCTTGTTAACTCCATGAAGGCCTCAAAGCGCCAGGTCAAGCCTTTGCAGTCTGTCGGGCTGGACTACGAGATCGTAGTGGCGCATTACGACGAAGATCTTAATTGGTTAATCCCAGAAGCAAGCCATTGTCACGTTTACCACAAAGGAGAAACCCTAATACCCGACCTGCGCTTCAAACAGTGGGAGAAACTCCCTAACGTCGGGCGGGAAGCGCATTCCTATCTTCACCACATCGTAGACAACTACGACCGTCTGGCCAACATTACAGTTTTCGTACAAGGCTCCAGAAAGTCTCACGAGACTCAAACTTACGCTAACCTAAAGGATTACGTCACTGAAGCCAATAACACCGGGTTCTCCACCCGAATGCATGGCTACTTTGATGAGTGGGATGGGATTAAGTACGGCGGGAAGTGGAGGAAAGAGTTTAACAGTGGGAAGGTTCGCAGGAGTAATTTCTCGATAGGGGAGTTCTGGTTGAAGGCTTTAGGGACACCACACCCTTCGTCCACTCAGTGGAATGCGGGGGCGTTTTTCGGCGTGACACGTCGAGTTATCCGAACGAGAACAAGAGGGTTTTATAAACGCCTGATAGGTTTTGTAAATGATCACCCTAATCCGGAAGAAGGGCATTATTTTGAGCGTTCTTGGCACGGAGTGTTTTTCGGTTATTGA